The following are encoded together in the Glycine max cultivar Williams 82 chromosome 8, Glycine_max_v4.0, whole genome shotgun sequence genome:
- the LOC100804256 gene encoding TVP38/TMEM64 family membrane protein slr0305: MCTLSLPCLSYSLHTHTYQSGRFSPPCSFIFTPHRRSHSHFLTPCSSLRQRERESKKQLGKINTAPSESGLKRLFSPNNNKTEVEGDAHADADADLDFQDGTALKGTLLAGLLLLGVVGGFASVGYIYKDQVNSFLNHLSVFIEGYGPAGYALFVAVYAGLEILAIPAIPLTMSAGLLFGSVVGTIIVSISGTVAASVAFLIARYFARERIVKLVEGNKKFVAIDKAIGENGFRVVTLLRLSPLLPFSLGNYLYGLTSVKFIPYVLGSWLGMLPGTWAYVSAGAFGRAIIQDESELSNIFGGNSQLLTLGLGLLATALAAAYVTRLAKDAIKDIE; the protein is encoded by the exons ATGTGCACTCTCTCACTGCCATGCCTCTCTTATTCTCTTCACACTCACACTTACCAGTCTGGACGCTTCTCTCCCCCTTGTTCTTTTATCTTCACACCTCATAGACGCTCTCACAGTCACTTCCTGACTCCATGCTCCTCCCTCAgacagagagaaagagagagcaaAAAGCAACTAGGCAAGATCAACACTGCCCCGTCTGAGTCTGGCTTGAAGCGCTTGTTTAGTCCCAATAACAACAAGACCGAAGTCGAAGGTGACGCCCACGCCGACGCCGACGCTGACCTCGACTTCCAGGATGGAACCGCCTTGAAGGGCACCCTCTTGGCCGGTCTCTTGCTCCTCGGTGTTGTTGGCGGTTTTGCCTCCGTTGGCTATATCTACAAGGACCAAGTCAATTCCTTCTTGAACCACCTCTCCGTCTTCATTGAAG GTTATGGTCCTGCTGGATATGCATTATTCGTTGCCGTTTATGCTGGATTGGAG ATCCTTGCAATTCCTGCCATTCCTTTAACCATGTCAGCTGGACTTCTATTTGGATCTGTTGTCGGCACTATCATAGTCTCTATCAGCGGAACA GTGGCAGCCAGTGTTGCTTTTCTAATTGCAAGATATTTTGCTCGTGAGCGAATTGTAAAACTAGTGGAAGGAAATAAGAAGTTTGTTGCTATTGACAAAGCAATTGGAGAAAATGGGTTCAGGGTTGTGACCCTGCTTCGTTTGAGCCCTCTGCTGCCATTTTCTTTGGGGAATTATTTATATGGATTAACATCTGTTAAGTTTATTCCATATGTATTGGGAAG TTGGTTGGGGATGCTTCCAGGAACATGGGCTTATGTCAGTGCTGGTGCTTTTGGAAGAGCAATAATT CAAGATGAATCTGAACTTAGTAATATATTTGGAGGAAACAGTCAGTTGCTAACACTGGGGCTGGGACTGTTGGCCACTGCATTAGCTGCTGCATATGTCACACGACTTGCAAAG GATGCTATAAAGGACATTGAATAG
- the LOC100805319 gene encoding ran-binding protein M homolog isoform X1 gives MSESNGNSRRRNVEDQDLGLYFLEACREMKEKEEEEEEEEEEEAPRELNTINSSGGFVVVSTDKLSVKYTSVNLHGHDVGVIQANKPAPTKRLMYYFEIHVKDAGVKGQIAIGFTCETFKMRRQPGWEANSCGYHGDDGLLYRGHCKGEAFGPTYTSGDVVGAGINYAAQEFFFTKNGQVVGSVYKDMKGPLFPTIAVHSQNEEVHVNFGQKPFTFDLKEFEAQERMKQQLKIEEISVPPNVSYGRIVRSYLLHYGYEDTLNSFDVASKSTVPPIYIAQESGIDEQEITYALNHRKTLRQLIRNGDIDVAFGKLREWYPQIVEDNISATCFLLHCQKFIELVRVGALEEAVKYGRIELSSFYDLPVFKDLVQDCVALLAYERPLESSVGYLLKDSQREVVADTVNAMILSANPNMKDSKHCLHSYLERLLRQLTACCLERRSLNGEQGEAFQLQRVLSSSRRG, from the exons ATGAGTGAGAGTAACGGGAACAGCAGGAGGCGAAATGTTGAAGATCAAGATCTGGGACTGTACTTCTTGGAGGCGTGTAGGGAGatgaaagagaaagaggaagaggaagaagaagaagaggaggaggaggcacCCAGGGAGCTCAACACCATTAACAGCTCTGGTGGTTTCGTGGTGGTGTCCACGGACAAGTTGTCGGTAAAGTACACCAGCGTCAACCTTCACGGCCACGACGTCGGTGTCATTCAGGCCAACAAGCCTGCTCCTACCAAGCGCCTCATGTATTATTTCGAGATTCATGTCAAGGATGCCGGCGTTAAGGGCCAGATAGCAATTGGATTCACCTGCGAGACCTTCAAGATGCGAAGACAACCAgg GTGGGAGGCCAATAGCTGCGGCTATCACGGCGATGATGGTCTGCTCTACCGTGGACATTGCAAGGGGGAGGCGTTTGGCCCAACCTATACTTCCGGAGACGTAGTTGGTGCCGGAATTAACTATGCTGCACAGGAATTTTTTTTCAC TAAAAATGGCCAAGTTGTTGGCTCTGTTTACAAAGACATGAAAGGCCCCCTTTTTCCAACCATTGCTGTTCACAGTCAAAACGAAGA GGTGCATGTCAACTTTGGGCAGAAACCATTTACTTTTGACCTAAAG GAATTTGAAGCACAAGAAAGAATGAAGCAGcaactgaaaatagaagaaatttcTGTGCCACCAAATGTCAGTTATGG CAGAATTGTCCGCTCCTACCTGCTACACTATGGCTATGAAGatacattgaattcatttgatgtGGCTAGTAAAAGTACTGTTCCTCCTATATACATAGCTCAAGAAAGTGGAATTGATGAGCAGGAAATAACATATGCCTTAAATCACAGGAAGACTTTACGACAG CTAATCAGGAATGGGGACATTGATGTTGCATTTGGTAAATTGCGTGAATGGTATCCACAGATTGTTGAG GACAATATATCAGCTACATGCTTTCTGCTTCATTGTCAAAAGTTTATCGAATTAGTTCGG GTTGGAGCACTTGAAGAGGCTGTCAAATATGGAAGAATAGAATTGTCAAGTTTTTATGACTTGCCTGTCTTTAAGGATTTAGTTCAG GACTGTGTTGCTTTGCTGGCATATGAACGGCCTCTGGAATCCTCCGTAGGTTATCTTCTAAAAGACTCGCAGCGTGAAGTTGTAGCTGACACAGTAAATGCCATGATATTGTCCGCAAATCctaatatgaaagattcaaaACATTGCTTGCACTCCTATCTTGAGAGGTTACTTAGACAGCTTACTGCTTGCTGCTTAGAGAGGCGATCCCTGAATGGAGAGCAGGGAGAAGCTTTCCAACTTCAGAGAGTGCTTAGCAGTAGTAGAAGAGGCTAG
- the LOC100805319 gene encoding ran-binding protein M homolog isoform X2 — MSESNGNSRRRNVEDQDLGLYFLEACREMKEKEEEEEEEEEEEAPRELNTINSSGGFVVVSTDKLSVKYTSVNLHGHDVGVIQANKPAPTKRLMYYFEIHVKDAGVKGQIAIGFTCETFKMRRQPGWEANSCGYHGDDGLLYRGHCKGEAFGPTYTSGDVVGAGINYAAQEFFFTKNGQVVGSVYKDMKGPLFPTIAVHSQNEEVHVNFGQKPFTFDLKEFEAQERMKQQLKIEEISVPPNVSYGIVRSYLLHYGYEDTLNSFDVASKSTVPPIYIAQESGIDEQEITYALNHRKTLRQLIRNGDIDVAFGKLREWYPQIVEDNISATCFLLHCQKFIELVRVGALEEAVKYGRIELSSFYDLPVFKDLVQDCVALLAYERPLESSVGYLLKDSQREVVADTVNAMILSANPNMKDSKHCLHSYLERLLRQLTACCLERRSLNGEQGEAFQLQRVLSSSRRG, encoded by the exons ATGAGTGAGAGTAACGGGAACAGCAGGAGGCGAAATGTTGAAGATCAAGATCTGGGACTGTACTTCTTGGAGGCGTGTAGGGAGatgaaagagaaagaggaagaggaagaagaagaagaggaggaggaggcacCCAGGGAGCTCAACACCATTAACAGCTCTGGTGGTTTCGTGGTGGTGTCCACGGACAAGTTGTCGGTAAAGTACACCAGCGTCAACCTTCACGGCCACGACGTCGGTGTCATTCAGGCCAACAAGCCTGCTCCTACCAAGCGCCTCATGTATTATTTCGAGATTCATGTCAAGGATGCCGGCGTTAAGGGCCAGATAGCAATTGGATTCACCTGCGAGACCTTCAAGATGCGAAGACAACCAgg GTGGGAGGCCAATAGCTGCGGCTATCACGGCGATGATGGTCTGCTCTACCGTGGACATTGCAAGGGGGAGGCGTTTGGCCCAACCTATACTTCCGGAGACGTAGTTGGTGCCGGAATTAACTATGCTGCACAGGAATTTTTTTTCAC TAAAAATGGCCAAGTTGTTGGCTCTGTTTACAAAGACATGAAAGGCCCCCTTTTTCCAACCATTGCTGTTCACAGTCAAAACGAAGA GGTGCATGTCAACTTTGGGCAGAAACCATTTACTTTTGACCTAAAG GAATTTGAAGCACAAGAAAGAATGAAGCAGcaactgaaaatagaagaaatttcTGTGCCACCAAATGTCAGTTATGG AATTGTCCGCTCCTACCTGCTACACTATGGCTATGAAGatacattgaattcatttgatgtGGCTAGTAAAAGTACTGTTCCTCCTATATACATAGCTCAAGAAAGTGGAATTGATGAGCAGGAAATAACATATGCCTTAAATCACAGGAAGACTTTACGACAG CTAATCAGGAATGGGGACATTGATGTTGCATTTGGTAAATTGCGTGAATGGTATCCACAGATTGTTGAG GACAATATATCAGCTACATGCTTTCTGCTTCATTGTCAAAAGTTTATCGAATTAGTTCGG GTTGGAGCACTTGAAGAGGCTGTCAAATATGGAAGAATAGAATTGTCAAGTTTTTATGACTTGCCTGTCTTTAAGGATTTAGTTCAG GACTGTGTTGCTTTGCTGGCATATGAACGGCCTCTGGAATCCTCCGTAGGTTATCTTCTAAAAGACTCGCAGCGTGAAGTTGTAGCTGACACAGTAAATGCCATGATATTGTCCGCAAATCctaatatgaaagattcaaaACATTGCTTGCACTCCTATCTTGAGAGGTTACTTAGACAGCTTACTGCTTGCTGCTTAGAGAGGCGATCCCTGAATGGAGAGCAGGGAGAAGCTTTCCAACTTCAGAGAGTGCTTAGCAGTAGTAGAAGAGGCTAG
- the LOC100805859 gene encoding NAD(P)H-quinone oxidoreductase subunit T, chloroplastic-like, whose protein sequence is MKGIVILPFCSPMAFAAAPLIQVVLYGNPKFLFLRSTARCTVHASRRPPPPGPGVDTRIHWENEDEGWIGATNTKHQQTHKPNNNMLQADDFPDFLTASLGSHYEFLGVSPDADVEEIKVAYRKLSKEYHPDTTSLPLKTASEKFMKLREVYNVLSNEESRKFYDWTLAQEAASRHAEKMKMKLEDPRQQQLKNWEPVPDMVDRLGGRNMKLSDQAVSAITIDLFIIVFALCCIIYVIFFKEPYYY, encoded by the exons ATGAAAGGTATTGTGATATTACCGTTCTGTTCTCCCATGGCTTTCGCAGCAGCTCCTCTTATCCAGGTTGTATTATACGGAAATCccaagtttttgtttttgaggAGTACTGCTCGTTGCACGGTCCACGCCTCTCGCAGACCACCACCCCCTGGGCCTGGAGTTGACACCAGAATCCATTGGGAAAACGAAGATGAAGGTTGGATTGGAGCTACCAATACCAAACACCAACAGACCCACAAACCCAATAACAACATGTTACAGGCTGATGACTTTCCTGATTTCCTCACCGCTTCTTTAGGTTCTCATTACGA ATTCTTGGGTGTATCACCAGATGCGGATGTAGAAGAAATTAAAGTTGCTTATCGGAAATTGTCAAAGGAGTATCATCCCGACACAACTTCCCTGCCTCTCAAAACTGCCTCAGAAAAATTCATGAAATTAAGAGAGGTTTACAACGTTCTTAGCAATGAAGAGAGTCGAAAGTTTTATGATTGGACCCTTGCTCAAGAGGCTGCAAGCCGCCACGCAGagaagatgaaaatgaaattagaaGATCCTCGCCAGCAACAACTCAAGAACTGGGAACCTGTTCCAGACATGGTTGACCGCCTTGGTGGAAGGAATATGAAGCTTAGTGATCAGGCAGTTTCGGCCATCACCATTGATCTCTTTATCATTGTTTTTGCCCTATGTTGTATCatatatgttattttctttaaagaacCCTATTACTATTAG